In Buchnera aphidicola (Aphis aurantii), one DNA window encodes the following:
- a CDS encoding phosphopentomutase, with protein MKRVFLMILDSFGIGSSVDAGKFNDCGADTFGHIVEQCFLGKANKAREGYLKIPNLQKLGIFQAHNASTGKYPIGYDKKFYNSKIIASYGFASEISSGKDTTSGHWEIAGAPVLDDWYYFEKLNNTFPETLIHEIIKNFKLPGILGNCHASGTEIISKLGEEHIKTKKPILYTSSDSVLQVACHEDIFGLYNLYQLCHIIRSLLNKNKYKIARVIARPFIGMNKLNFQRTGNRVDFSIKPPSVTVMEKLVAEKKGKVIGVGKVSDIYAGVGISKSIKSFGLKELCNTTINEMQLAKNNTIVFTNFVDFDSIWGHRRDVSGYAKGLEFFDSQLYKMIHLVNKEDLLIITADHGCDPTWSGTDHTRENIPILIYSPGRKVKFLGHRTSFSDIGQTIAKYFSLSKMQYGTHMF; from the coding sequence ATGAAACGTGTTTTCTTAATGATTTTAGACTCTTTTGGAATTGGATCAAGTGTTGATGCTGGAAAATTTAATGATTGTGGTGCTGATACATTTGGACATATAGTAGAACAATGTTTTTTAGGAAAAGCTAATAAAGCAAGGGAGGGGTATTTAAAAATTCCTAATTTGCAAAAACTAGGAATATTTCAAGCACATAATGCTTCAACAGGAAAATATCCGATTGGTTATGATAAAAAATTTTATAACTCTAAAATTATTGCTAGTTATGGTTTTGCTAGTGAAATTTCTTCAGGAAAAGATACTACATCTGGGCATTGGGAAATAGCTGGAGCTCCAGTATTAGATGATTGGTATTATTTTGAAAAACTTAATAACACATTTCCTGAAACTTTAATACATGAAATTATAAAAAATTTTAAATTACCTGGTATTCTAGGAAATTGTCATGCATCTGGCACAGAAATTATTTCTAAATTAGGTGAAGAGCATATTAAAACAAAAAAACCAATTTTATATACTTCATCTGATTCAGTCCTTCAAGTGGCATGTCATGAAGATATATTTGGATTGTATAATCTTTATCAACTATGCCATATAATTCGTTCTTTATTAAATAAAAATAAATATAAAATAGCGAGAGTTATTGCTCGTCCTTTTATCGGGATGAATAAATTAAATTTTCAAAGAACAGGAAATAGAGTAGATTTTTCAATAAAACCTCCTTCTGTTACTGTGATGGAAAAATTAGTTGCTGAAAAAAAAGGAAAAGTTATTGGAGTTGGAAAAGTTTCAGATATTTATGCAGGAGTAGGTATTAGTAAAAGTATAAAATCTTTTGGGCTGAAAGAATTGTGTAATACAACTATTAATGAAATGCAATTAGCTAAAAATAATACGATTGTATTTACTAATTTTGTAGATTTTGATTCGATTTGGGGGCATCGTCGTGATGTTTCTGGATATGCTAAAGGTTTAGAGTTTTTTGATAGTCAGTTGTACAAAATGATTCATTTAGTTAACAAAGAAGATTTACTTATTATAACTGCAGATCATGGATGTGATCCTACTTGGTCAGGTACAGATCATACGAGAGAAAATATTCCTATATTAATATATTCTCCTGGTAGAAAAGTGAAGTTTTTAGGTCATCGCACCAGTTTTTCTGATATAGGTCAAACAATTGCTAAATATTTTTCATTGTCAAAAATGCAATATGGCACACATATGTTTTAA
- the bioH gene encoding pimeloyl-ACP methyl ester esterase BioH, with translation MKKFKWEIKGNGNINLVILNGWGFNSEIWFFIIKKLCPYFKLHLIDLPGIGRNKKLIPTNIQQIIEVLNFCMPNNSIYLGWSLGGLIATNFALLYPNKILGLINVASSPCFIKKKNWPGIEKKKLYCFYRDLVQKNHDTINNFLFSQIFQEKKHLKDLNVLTNKLFQSHEKPNQHAIKKGLEMLLTVDLRSQLPMIRMPFLRIYGSLDTLVPKKISNLTNVISNNSSSVIINQAGHIPFISHKEEFCSILLEFFRKI, from the coding sequence ATGAAAAAATTCAAATGGGAAATAAAAGGCAATGGAAATATTAACCTTGTTATATTAAATGGATGGGGTTTTAATTCTGAAATATGGTTTTTTATCATTAAAAAACTTTGTCCGTATTTTAAATTGCATTTAATTGATTTACCTGGAATTGGAAGAAATAAAAAACTAATTCCTACAAATATTCAACAAATTATTGAAGTATTAAATTTTTGTATGCCTAATAATTCAATTTATCTAGGATGGTCACTTGGTGGATTAATTGCAACTAATTTTGCTTTATTATATCCTAATAAAATTTTAGGACTTATTAATGTAGCTTCCTCTCCTTGCTTTATAAAGAAAAAAAACTGGCCTGGAATAGAGAAAAAAAAACTATATTGTTTTTACCGTGATTTAGTACAAAAAAATCATGACACAATAAATAATTTTTTATTCTCACAAATATTTCAAGAAAAAAAACATTTAAAAGACTTGAATGTTTTAACAAACAAATTATTTCAAAGTCATGAAAAACCTAATCAACATGCTATCAAAAAAGGATTAGAAATGCTTTTAACAGTTGATTTAAGATCTCAATTACCTATGATTCGAATGCCATTTTTACGAATATATGGATCTTTAGATACTCTAGTTCCTAAAAAAATTTCAAATTTAACTAATGTGATATCCAATAATAGTTCTTCCGTTATTATAAACCAAGCTGGACACATACCATTTATTTCGCATAAAGAAGAATTTTGCTCTATATTACTAGAATTTTTTAGAAAAATATAA
- the ruvX gene encoding Holliday junction resolvase RuvX, translating to MMVIAFDFGTKNIGVAVGENILKKGKALNKLTVSNGAPNWNDIKCLLNIWKPRYIVVGLPLKMDGTKQNITKKAEQFANLLKRKFNTSVKLHDERLSTKEARSLIFEKYGFKALKKDKIHSTAAVIILESWFNQY from the coding sequence ATAATGGTGATTGCATTTGATTTCGGAACTAAAAATATTGGAGTCGCAGTAGGAGAAAATATTCTTAAAAAAGGAAAAGCTTTGAATAAATTAACTGTATCTAATGGCGCTCCTAATTGGAACGATATAAAATGTTTATTAAACATATGGAAACCTCGTTATATTGTTGTAGGACTACCTTTAAAAATGGATGGTACAAAACAAAACATAACAAAAAAAGCAGAACAATTTGCTAATTTATTAAAACGAAAATTTAATACTTCTGTTAAATTACATGATGAACGTCTTAGCACAAAAGAAGCCAGATCTTTAATATTCGAGAAATATGGCTTTAAAGCATTAAAAAAAGATAAAATCCATTCTACTGCAGCTGTTATTATATTAGAAAGTTGGTTTAATCAATATTGA
- a CDS encoding peptide chain release factor 3 codes for MCNLNHQVEIKKRRTFAIISHPDAGKTTVTEKMLLLGKVIRTSGTVKARGNGKYVKSDWMKIEKDRGISITTSVMQFQYKNILINLLDTPGHQDFSEDTYRILTAVDCCLLVIDAAKGIEERTKKLIKISRLHHTPIITFINKLDRDSLDSIEILDQIEKELQLSCIPITWPISCGRNFQGVFHLYEKLIYLYNKSKKPSVFKNHFDYLNQCLLKNDINSDLILQVSEELKLISHIYSDFNKKDFLKSIITPVFFGSALSNFGIDHILDSLIKWAPSPIYRNSNIRKVRPEEKYFTGFVFKIQANMDLKHHDRIAFIRIVSGKYKKGIKLKHVRTKKNIIISDAFYFIAGDRFDIKQAYPGDIIGIHNHGTIKIGDSFTEGEEINFIGIPSFAPEIFRRIFLKNPLDQKKLKKGLNQLSEEGAIQVFYPLNNNHVILGAIGILQFDVVIHRLKVEYKIDALYEKVNIKFARWITSDYKKNIEIFLNKNNSCIALDNFNNLTYLAPSQANLNIIMSRYIDINFNEIREQ; via the coding sequence ATGTGTAATTTAAATCATCAAGTAGAAATAAAAAAAAGACGTACTTTTGCCATTATCTCTCATCCTGATGCCGGTAAAACAACTGTTACAGAAAAAATGTTGCTTTTAGGAAAAGTAATTCGAACTTCTGGTACAGTTAAAGCAAGAGGAAATGGAAAATATGTCAAATCAGATTGGATGAAAATTGAAAAAGATCGTGGTATTTCTATTACAACATCTGTTATGCAATTTCAATATAAAAATATTTTAATTAATTTATTAGATACCCCTGGACATCAAGATTTTTCAGAAGATACATATCGTATTCTTACTGCAGTAGATTGTTGTTTATTAGTTATTGATGCCGCTAAAGGAATAGAAGAACGAACAAAAAAATTAATTAAGATAAGCCGACTACATCATACTCCTATTATTACATTTATAAACAAATTAGATCGTGATAGTCTCGATTCAATAGAAATTTTAGATCAAATTGAAAAAGAGTTGCAATTATCTTGTATACCTATTACGTGGCCTATCAGTTGTGGGAGAAATTTTCAAGGTGTTTTTCATTTATATGAAAAATTAATTTATTTATATAATAAATCTAAAAAACCTAGTGTTTTTAAAAATCATTTTGATTATTTAAATCAGTGTTTATTAAAGAATGATATAAATTCAGACTTAATTCTTCAAGTTTCCGAAGAATTAAAATTAATTAGTCATATATATTCAGATTTTAACAAAAAAGATTTTTTAAAAAGTATTATTACACCCGTTTTTTTTGGTAGTGCATTAAGTAATTTTGGTATTGATCATATATTAGATAGTTTAATAAAATGGGCTCCTTCACCTATTTATCGAAATAGTAATATAAGAAAAGTAAGACCTGAAGAAAAATATTTTACAGGTTTTGTATTTAAAATTCAGGCTAATATGGATTTAAAACATCATGACCGTATAGCTTTTATTAGAATTGTATCTGGAAAATACAAAAAAGGTATTAAATTAAAACATGTTAGAACTAAAAAAAACATTATTATTTCTGATGCGTTTTATTTTATAGCAGGGGATAGATTTGACATAAAACAGGCGTATCCAGGAGATATAATTGGCATACATAATCATGGAACAATAAAAATTGGAGATTCTTTCACGGAAGGAGAAGAAATTAATTTTATTGGAATTCCGAGTTTTGCTCCAGAGATATTTCGTCGGATTTTTTTAAAAAATCCATTAGATCAAAAGAAGTTAAAAAAAGGTTTAAATCAATTGTCGGAAGAAGGGGCAATACAAGTTTTTTACCCTTTGAATAATAATCATGTAATTTTAGGAGCTATTGGTATACTACAATTTGATGTAGTAATTCATCGATTAAAAGTTGAATACAAAATAGATGCTTTATATGAAAAAGTAAATATTAAGTTTGCAAGATGGATTACTTCAGATTATAAAAAAAATATAGAAATATTTTTGAATAAAAATAACTCTTGTATAGCATTAGATAATTTTAATAATTTAACATATTTAGCACCTAGTCAAGCTAACTTAAATATTATAATGTCTCGATATATTGATATTAATTTTAATGAAATAAGAGAGCAATAA
- the dnaB gene encoding replicative DNA helicase codes for MGKNKLYLNQINRLKIPPHSIEAEQSVLGGLMLDNEQWDSVSEHVVADDFFSKPHRLIFQEMQQLLSSGHPIDLITLSESLEQKGKLESVGRFSYLAELSKNTPSTANITAYADIVRERAIVREMILVANKIANAGYDTQGRKSEELLDYAESSVFKIAEKRFKKDSGPKNIEKILDETITSIEKLFLCPNDGVTGINTGYQDLNKKTSGLQRSELIIIAARPSMGKTTFAMNLCENAAMLYDKPVLIFSLEMPGEQIMMRMLASLSRVNQARIRTGQLNNEDWSRMSGTINVLLKKKNIYIDDSSALTPSEVRSRARRIYRENNGLTLIMVDYLQLMRVPSLSDNRTLEIAEISRTLKALAKELQVPVIALSQLNRSLEQRADKRPVNSDLRESGSLEQDADLIMFIYRDEIYHENSDLKGIAEIIIGKQRNGPIGTISLTFNGHWSRFDNYYNPKYE; via the coding sequence ATGGGTAAAAATAAATTATATTTAAATCAAATTAATAGATTAAAAATTCCTCCACATTCAATAGAAGCAGAACAATCGGTATTAGGCGGCTTAATGTTGGATAATGAACAGTGGGATTCTGTTTCAGAACATGTAGTTGCTGATGATTTTTTTAGCAAACCACATCGTTTAATATTTCAAGAAATGCAACAACTGTTAAGTTCAGGCCATCCAATTGACTTAATTACATTATCTGAGTCTTTAGAACAAAAAGGAAAATTAGAAAGTGTTGGTAGATTTTCTTATTTAGCTGAATTGTCAAAAAATACTCCTAGTACAGCGAATATCACAGCTTATGCTGATATTGTAAGAGAACGCGCAATTGTAAGAGAAATGATATTAGTTGCTAATAAAATAGCAAATGCAGGATACGATACACAAGGTCGAAAAAGCGAAGAACTTCTAGATTATGCAGAATCTAGTGTTTTTAAAATAGCAGAAAAACGTTTTAAAAAAGATTCAGGACCTAAAAATATCGAAAAAATACTTGATGAAACTATTACTAGCATTGAAAAACTATTTTTATGTCCTAATGATGGAGTCACAGGAATTAACACAGGATACCAAGATTTAAATAAAAAAACATCAGGGTTACAACGTTCCGAATTAATTATTATTGCAGCAAGACCATCTATGGGAAAAACAACTTTCGCAATGAACTTATGCGAAAATGCCGCGATGTTATATGATAAACCAGTGTTAATTTTTAGCTTAGAAATGCCTGGAGAACAAATTATGATGCGCATGCTAGCTTCTCTTTCAAGAGTTAATCAAGCACGTATTAGGACGGGACAATTAAATAATGAAGATTGGTCAAGAATGTCAGGTACAATTAACGTTTTACTTAAGAAAAAAAATATTTATATAGACGATTCTTCAGCTCTTACACCGAGCGAAGTTCGTTCTAGAGCTCGCCGTATTTATCGTGAAAATAATGGTTTAACTTTAATTATGGTAGATTATCTACAACTTATGAGAGTTCCATCTCTTTCAGATAATCGAACACTTGAAATTGCTGAAATTTCAAGAACATTAAAAGCACTTGCAAAAGAACTACAGGTCCCGGTCATAGCTTTATCACAATTAAATCGTTCTTTAGAACAAAGAGCAGATAAAAGACCAGTCAATTCAGATTTACGAGAATCTGGTTCTTTAGAACAAGATGCAGATTTAATTATGTTTATATATCGAGATGAAATATATCATGAAAATAGTGATTTAAAAGGTATAGCAGAAATTATAATTGGAAAACAAAGAAACGGCCCTATTGGAACAATTAGTTTAACTTTTAATGGACATTGGTCTAGGTTTGATAACTATTATAATCCTAAATATGAATAA
- the hemW gene encoding radical SAM family heme chaperone HemW, with product MLKLPPISLYIHIPWCIKKCGYCDFYSYVSKKKIPEEKYISNLLKDLEKDLKLIYTRKINNIFIGGGTPSLLHHKSIENLITGIKKRTKLSKFTEITIESNPKLIEYKRFKNYKKSGINRFSLGIQTFNSNLLKKIERTYNKNEAIKAIKEVKKINNNFNIDLMYGLPNQSLKNALSDLKYAVKYNPTHISWYQFTLEPNTSFYKKKLNLPCENIIFQILHQGEKFLKKSGYIKYEISSYMKLQYKCRHNLNYWNFGDYIGIGCGAHGKITKINGDIIRTIKNKNINQFINGKYLNSKKLILEKDKPFEYFMNTFRLYQPIYKKHFQERTNISINQIKNNVKKALEKKYIIENKDSWETTKKGKIFLNSLLEIFLN from the coding sequence ATGCTAAAACTTCCTCCAATCAGTTTATACATCCATATTCCATGGTGTATAAAAAAATGTGGATATTGTGATTTTTATTCATATGTTAGTAAAAAAAAAATTCCAGAAGAAAAATATATTTCAAATTTACTTAAAGATTTAGAAAAAGATTTAAAATTAATATATACACGGAAAATAAATAATATTTTCATTGGTGGTGGAACACCTAGTTTATTACATCATAAATCAATCGAAAATTTAATAACAGGAATAAAAAAAAGAACAAAACTTTCTAAGTTCACAGAAATTACTATAGAATCTAATCCAAAATTAATAGAATATAAACGTTTTAAAAATTACAAAAAATCAGGAATTAATCGTTTTTCTTTGGGTATTCAAACATTTAACTCAAATTTATTAAAAAAAATAGAACGAACATATAATAAAAACGAAGCTATAAAAGCAATAAAAGAAGTGAAAAAAATTAACAATAACTTCAATATAGATTTAATGTATGGATTACCAAATCAATCATTAAAAAATGCTTTGTCAGATTTAAAATATGCTGTTAAATATAATCCGACACATATATCATGGTATCAATTCACATTAGAACCTAATACTTCTTTTTACAAAAAAAAATTGAACTTACCCTGTGAAAACATTATATTTCAAATATTGCATCAAGGTGAAAAATTTTTAAAAAAATCAGGATATATTAAGTATGAAATATCTTCATATATGAAACTACAATATAAATGTCGACATAATCTCAATTATTGGAATTTTGGCGACTATATTGGAATAGGATGTGGTGCACATGGTAAAATTACCAAAATAAATGGAGATATTATTAGAACTATTAAGAATAAAAATATAAATCAATTTATTAATGGAAAATATTTAAATAGTAAAAAATTAATCTTAGAAAAAGATAAACCTTTTGAATATTTTATGAACACCTTTAGGTTATACCAACCAATTTATAAAAAACATTTTCAAGAACGTACCAATATTAGTATCAATCAAATAAAAAACAATGTAAAAAAAGCATTAGAAAAAAAATATATTATAGAAAACAAAGATTCTTGGGAAACAACAAAAAAAGGAAAAATATTTCTTAATTCGCTATTAGAAATTTTTTTAAATTAA
- a CDS encoding single-stranded DNA-binding protein, with protein MASRGVNKVILIGHLGQDPEVRYMPNGNAVVNMTLATSENWKDKTTGETKEKTEWHRVVLFGKLAEIAGEYLRKGSQVYIEGSLQTRKWQDQNGLERYTTEVIVNIGGTMQMLGNRSSNTPNSPINENNSILKAKELANTITSKNTEKYKLKKEQVDSSEIDFDDEIPF; from the coding sequence ATGGCAAGCAGAGGTGTAAATAAAGTAATTTTAATTGGTCATTTAGGTCAGGATCCAGAAGTTCGATATATGCCTAATGGTAATGCAGTCGTGAATATGACACTTGCAACTTCAGAAAATTGGAAAGATAAAACTACAGGTGAAACTAAAGAAAAAACAGAATGGCATAGAGTGGTTTTATTCGGAAAATTAGCAGAAATAGCGGGAGAGTATTTACGAAAAGGTTCTCAGGTTTATATTGAAGGTTCGCTTCAAACAAGAAAATGGCAAGACCAAAATGGTCTTGAACGATATACTACAGAAGTTATAGTTAATATTGGCGGAACCATGCAAATGCTTGGAAATCGAAGTTCTAATACTCCTAATTCTCCAATAAATGAAAATAATAGTATTTTAAAAGCAAAAGAATTAGCTAATACTATTACTTCCAAAAATACAGAAAAATATAAATTAAAAAAAGAACAAGTTGATTCTTCAGAAATAGATTTTGATGATGAAATTCCATTTTAA
- the aroK gene encoding shikimate kinase AroK translates to MAEKRNIFLIGPMGAGKSTIGRQLSQQLNMEFFDSDQEIEKRTGATISWVFDVEGENGFREREIKVINEITQKQGIILATGGGSVKSKKNRNILSARGIVIYLETTIEKQLARTKRDQKRPLLQTNISNKIILENLAQERNPLYEEIADFKIHTDTHSAKSVAYNIIRLLEKM, encoded by the coding sequence ATGGCAGAAAAACGAAATATCTTTCTAATTGGACCTATGGGTGCTGGAAAAAGTACAATTGGCCGTCAACTATCTCAACAACTTAATATGGAATTTTTTGACTCTGATCAAGAAATCGAGAAACGTACCGGAGCCACTATAAGTTGGGTGTTTGATGTGGAAGGTGAAAATGGTTTCCGAGAAAGAGAAATTAAAGTAATTAATGAAATTACTCAAAAACAAGGAATTATTCTGGCTACTGGTGGGGGATCAGTTAAATCTAAGAAAAATAGAAACATATTATCAGCTCGAGGAATTGTAATATATCTAGAGACAACAATTGAAAAACAGTTAGCACGTACAAAAAGAGATCAAAAAAGACCACTATTACAAACAAATATATCAAATAAGATTATATTAGAAAATTTAGCTCAAGAAAGAAATCCTTTATATGAAGAAATAGCTGATTTTAAAATTCATACTGATACTCATAGTGCTAAATCTGTTGCATATAATATAATTCGTTTATTAGAAAAAATGTAA
- the deoD gene encoding purine-nucleoside phosphorylase, which produces MSTFHINSKKSDFSDTILMPGDPVRAKYIAENYLNNFKQINTTRLMLAYTGYYKNKKISIMSHGIGIPSAALYVRELITEYNVKKIIRIGTCGAVRDDINLRDIVIGLGASTDSKFNRIRFYNHDYAAISDFHITYQAFLAARQMKVKIHIGNFFTTDSFYTDQDMLKILNKYNIVGIDMETAGIYSVASEFRAQALSICTVSDHILKKESVSSSDRESSFNDMIVLSLETTLLI; this is translated from the coding sequence GTGTCTACTTTCCATATAAATAGTAAGAAAAGCGATTTTTCAGATACAATTCTTATGCCTGGAGACCCTGTAAGAGCAAAATATATTGCTGAAAATTATTTAAATAATTTTAAACAAATTAATACAACACGGTTAATGTTAGCTTATACGGGATATTATAAAAATAAAAAAATTTCTATTATGAGTCATGGAATAGGAATACCATCTGCTGCTCTGTATGTTAGAGAATTAATAACAGAATATAATGTAAAAAAAATTATTCGAATAGGAACTTGTGGTGCGGTACGAGATGATATAAACTTGCGTGATATTGTTATCGGATTAGGTGCTTCTACAGATTCAAAATTTAATAGAATACGATTTTATAATCATGATTATGCTGCTATTTCAGATTTTCATATAACTTATCAGGCATTTTTAGCAGCAAGACAAATGAAGGTCAAAATTCATATCGGTAATTTTTTTACAACTGATTCATTTTATACAGATCAAGATATGTTAAAAATTTTAAACAAATATAATATTGTTGGGATAGATATGGAAACAGCAGGTATATATAGTGTTGCATCTGAATTTCGAGCACAAGCTTTATCTATTTGCACGGTTTCTGATCATATTTTAAAAAAAGAATCTGTTTCATCATCAGATAGAGAATCTAGTTTTAATGATATGATTGTTTTATCTTTAGAAACAACATTATTAATTTAG
- a CDS encoding NfuA family Fe-S biogenesis protein, with amino-acid sequence MIKISHEAQNYLSLLLSKEPIGTQIRIFIDNPGMPDAECKVAYCAPDEIETSDVKFKYNNFYVYINQSILHFLKNSEINLIVDKLNSYLTFQAPYAKKNTIYKKLELKDQIKNFLDIEINPQLLLHGGKVNLINISKSGIAFIEFSGGCNGCSMIGVTLKEMVEKKILSCFSEIKKVVDQTDHAHGNHSFY; translated from the coding sequence ATGATTAAAATCTCTCATGAAGCTCAAAATTATTTGAGTTTACTTTTATCTAAAGAACCAATAGGGACTCAAATTCGTATCTTTATTGATAACCCTGGAATGCCAGACGCAGAATGTAAAGTAGCTTATTGTGCTCCAGATGAAATCGAAACATCTGATGTTAAATTTAAATATAATAATTTTTATGTTTATATTAATCAATCTATTCTTCATTTTTTAAAAAATTCTGAAATCAATCTGATAGTAGATAAGTTAAACTCATATCTTACTTTTCAAGCTCCATACGCTAAAAAAAATACCATCTATAAAAAACTTGAGTTAAAAGATCAAATAAAAAATTTTTTAGATATAGAAATAAATCCACAGTTATTATTACATGGGGGGAAAGTAAATTTAATAAATATTTCTAAAAGTGGTATAGCTTTTATAGAATTTAGTGGAGGATGTAATGGGTGCTCAATGATAGGAGTCACTTTAAAAGAAATGGTGGAAAAAAAAATATTATCTTGTTTTTCTGAAATAAAAAAGGTAGTTGATCAAACGGATCATGCGCATGGTAATCATTCTTTTTATTAA
- a CDS encoding YggS family pyridoxal phosphate-dependent enzyme has translation MKNIKNNIQNLKKKIQYSLKNNDSLIKKIKIIAASKNQSVEKIQMALSSGIYEFGENYIQEGIKKIKQLKQNNKIIWHFIGKVQSKKTKLVAQYFDWCQTIDREKIAILLNKYRTNKKLPINVLIQINISKEKNKNGIDIENYHNLANVVSKMPHLNFRGIMAMPNNKIETTNYNDYKNIQNIFNILKKQYKSVDTLSLGTSIDIKSALIYNSNMIRIGKNIFNC, from the coding sequence ATGAAAAATATTAAAAATAATATACAAAATCTTAAAAAAAAAATACAATATTCATTAAAAAACAATGATTCTTTAATTAAAAAAATTAAAATTATTGCTGCTAGTAAAAATCAATCAGTTGAAAAAATTCAAATGGCTTTATCATCTGGAATATATGAATTCGGAGAAAATTATATACAAGAAGGGATTAAAAAAATTAAACAACTCAAACAAAATAATAAAATAATTTGGCATTTTATAGGCAAAGTACAATCTAAAAAAACTAAATTAGTAGCTCAATATTTTGATTGGTGCCAAACTATCGATCGAGAAAAAATTGCAATTTTATTGAATAAATACAGAACAAATAAAAAACTTCCAATAAATGTTTTAATACAAATTAATATTTCTAAAGAAAAAAATAAAAATGGAATTGATATAGAAAATTATCATAATCTAGCAAATGTTGTTTCTAAAATGCCTCATCTTAATTTTCGTGGAATTATGGCAATGCCTAACAATAAAATAGAAACAACAAACTATAATGATTATAAAAATATTCAAAATATATTCAATATTTTAAAAAAACAATATAAATCAGTTGATACATTATCATTGGGTACAAGTATTGATATAAAAAGTGCACTTATTTACAATAGTAATATGATAAGAATTGGAAAAAATATTTTTAACTGCTAA
- the gshB gene encoding glutathione synthase: protein MNNNKILKIGIVMDPIQLIKIEKDSSFAILLEVQKRNYQIYYMEMNDLYLKKNQAYAKVRLLKIQKKINNYFEFIQEKNISLNELDVILMRKDPPFNMEFIYATYILEQAEKEGVLIINKPQSLRDCNEKIFSLLFDKVTPDTLVTRNISQIYNFWKINKDIIIKPLDNMGGSSIFRVKENDVNPLVIMEIMTHYETKYCMIQTYLPSIKYGDKRILVINGQAIPWCVARIPKKGETRANIAVGGIAKIQKLDKIDWEIANYVSPILKKKGLIFVGLDIIGDKLTEINITSPTCICEIERKTNISITSILMNNIENQVINRD from the coding sequence ATGAACAACAATAAGATATTAAAAATTGGAATAGTAATGGATCCAATTCAATTAATTAAAATTGAAAAAGACTCCAGCTTTGCTATTTTGCTTGAAGTACAGAAAAGAAATTATCAAATTTATTATATGGAAATGAATGATCTATATTTAAAAAAAAATCAAGCATATGCAAAAGTACGTCTTTTAAAAATACAAAAAAAAATAAATAATTATTTTGAATTCATTCAAGAAAAAAATATTTCTTTAAATGAGCTTGATGTTATATTAATGCGTAAAGATCCACCATTTAATATGGAATTTATCTATGCAACATATATTCTTGAACAAGCCGAAAAAGAAGGTGTACTAATAATTAATAAACCACAAAGTTTAAGAGATTGCAATGAAAAAATATTTTCTCTATTATTTGATAAAGTAACACCAGATACATTAGTCACAAGAAATATATCTCAAATATATAACTTTTGGAAAATAAATAAAGATATAATTATTAAACCCTTAGATAATATGGGCGGATCTAGTATTTTTAGAGTGAAAGAAAATGATGTAAATCCTTTAGTCATTATGGAAATTATGACTCATTATGAAACAAAATATTGTATGATTCAAACTTATCTTCCATCAATAAAATATGGAGATAAAAGAATATTAGTCATTAATGGACAAGCAATACCTTGGTGTGTCGCAAGAATTCCAAAAAAAGGAGAAACCAGAGCCAATATAGCCGTTGGAGGTATAGCTAAAATACAAAAACTAGATAAAATAGATTGGGAAATAGCAAATTACGTATCTCCTATCTTAAAGAAAAAAGGACTTATTTTTGTTGGTTTAGATATTATAGGTGATAAATTAACAGAAATTAATATTACCAGTCCAACATGCATTTGTGAAATTGAACGAAAGACAAACATTTCTATTACTAGTATATTAATGAATAATATTGAAAATCAAGTTATAAATAGAGATTGA